In the genome of Magnolia sinica isolate HGM2019 chromosome 2, MsV1, whole genome shotgun sequence, one region contains:
- the LOC131237588 gene encoding receptor protein kinase-like protein ZAR1 isoform X2: protein MDFSLFSFLFLILLQFFKPHSLVDCLNDEGSALLSFKQSIQQDPEASLSNWNSSDENPCSWNGISCSRDRKVFSISIPKKRLLGFVSPVLGTLPFLRHVNLRNNKLHGSLPIELFDAKGLQSLVLYGNSLSGSLPAEVGKLKFLQMLDLSENSLNGSIPISLLECKRLRTLNLGRNNFTGSLPIGFGGSLTALEKLDLSYNGLNGSIPIDIGNLSSLQGTVDLSHNHFSGTIPAGLGNLPEKVYIDLTYNNLSGPIPQNGALVNRGPTAFIGNPELCGPPLKNPCSSDASSPSSIPFLPKNYPPQLSDGDNLGQSSKRRGLSRGAVVGIVVGDVVGIGLIGLVFFYCYWQALSCRGREEGGTSDKGQRGRKECLCFRKDDSETLSENVEQFDLVPLDMQVGFDLDELLKASAFVLGKSGIGIVYKVVLEDGLTLAVRRLGEGGLQRFKEFQTEVEAIGKLKHPNIVTLRAYYWSVDEKLLIYDYIPNGSLAVAIHGKTGMVAFSPLSWHTRLKIMKGIAKGLAYLHEFSPKKYVHGDLKPTNVLLGLNMEPYISDFGLGRLANIAGGSPTVQSNRMGVEKQPSEVSDSLAMSPESCYQAPEALKLLKPSQKWDVYSYGVILLELISGRSPIVLLGTSEMDLVRWIQVCIEEKKPLSDVLDPFLAREVEREDEMVAVLKIALACVQTNAERRPLMRHVSDALDR, encoded by the exons atggatttctctctcttttcttttctttttcttatccTCCTCCAATTCTTCAAACCCCACTCTCTTGTAGATTGCCTGAATGATGAAGGTTCTGCTCTTCTCTCATTCAAGCAATCGATCCAACAAGACCCAGAAGCTTCCTTAAGCAACTGGAATTCATCTGATGAGAACCCATGTTCATGGAATGGGATTTCATGCAGCAGAGATCGAAAGGTATTTTCCATTAGCATTCCCAAGAAAAGGCTTTTGGGTTTTGTCTCTCCAGTTCTTGGGACTCTTCCTTTCCTTAGACATGTCAATCTGAGGAATAACAAGCTCCATGGAAGTCTGCCCATCGAGCTCTTTGATGCAAAGGGCCTCCAAAGCTTGGTTCTTTATGGTAATTCCTTATCTGGGTCTCTCCCTGCTGAGGTTGGGAAGCTTAAATTCCTCCAGATGTTGGATTTATCAGAGAATTCTCTCAACGGCTCGATACCCATTTCCTTGCTTGAATGCAAGAGGCTAAGGACCCTGAATCTTGGCCGAAACAACTTTACGGGTTCTCTGCCAATTGGATTTGGTGGTAGCTTGACCGCGTTGGAAAAACTCGATCTTTCCTATAACGGATTGAACGGTTCGATTCCTATTGATATTGGTAATCTTTCTAGCCTTCAAGGGACGGTTGATCTGTCACATAACCATTTCTCAGGAACAATCCCGGCGGGCCTCGGAAACCTGCCGGAGAAGGTTTACATCGACCTGACTTATAACAATCTAAGCGGTCCCATACCCCAGAATGGGGCTTTAGTGAATAGAGGCCCGACAGCGTTTATTGGGAACCCAGAgctctgtggcccaccattgaaGAACCCGTGTTCTTCCGACGCAAGCAGTCCGTCCTCAATTCCTTTTCTACCGAAAAACTACCCACCACAGTTGTCGGATGGCGATAATTTGGGTCAGAGCAGCAAGAGGAGAGGCTTGAGTAGAGGTGCGGTGGTTGGGATTGTGGTGGGTGATGTCGTCGGCATCGGTCTTATTGGGTTGGTGTTCTTTTACTGTTACTGGCAGGCACTTTCATGTAGGGGTAGGGAGGAGGGAGGTACTTCTGACAAGGGGCAAAGGGGTAGAAAGGAATGTTTGTGTTTTAGGAAAGATGACTCAGAGACTCTATCTGAAAACGTCGAGCAGTTCGACCTTGTTCCATTGGATATGCAGGTTGGTTTTGATTTGGATGAGCTTCTGAAGGCATCAGCGTTTGTTTTGGGGAAGAGCGGGATTGGGATTGTTTACAAGGTTGTGCTTGAAGACGGGCTGACATTGGCAGTGAGGAGATTGGGGGAAGGGGGTTTACAGAGGTTTAAAGAGTTTCAGACAGAGGTAGAAGCGATTGGAAAGCTCAAACACCCGAATATCGTTACACTTAGAGCTTATTACTGGTCGGTTGACGAGAAGCTTTTGATCTATGATTACATTCCCAATGGCAGTCTTGCTGTTGCAATTCATG GGAAGACTGGGATGGTGGCATTTTCACCCCTTTCATGGCATACCCGACTGAAAATAATGAAGGGAATTGCGAAGGGCTTGGCTTATCTGCATGAATTCAGCCCGAAGAAGTACGTCCATGGGGATCTAAAGCCCACGAATGTTCTACTTGGGCTAAACATGGAACCATACATATCTGATTTTGGGCTCGGACGCCTTGCTAACATCGCAGGAGGATCACCCACAGTGCAATCCAATCGGATGGGTGTCGAAAAACAACCATCAGAAGTCTCAGATAGTCTGGCCATGAGTCCCGAATCTTGTTATCAAGCTCCTGAAGCCTTGAAACTACTAAAACCATCACAGAAGTGGGATGTTTACTCCTATGGAGTGATTTTACTAGAACTTATCTCAGGAAGATCACCAATTGTTCTTTTGGGCACTTCCGAAATGGATTTAGTTAGATGGATACAGGTCTGTATCGAGGAGAAGAAGCCACTTTCGGATGTTTTAGACCCGTTTTTAGCTCGGGAAGTGGAGAGAGAAGACGAGATGGTTGCTGTGCTGAAAATCGCTTTAGCTTGTGTTCAGACCAATGCTGAAAGAAGACCTCTGATGCGGCATGTTTCAGATGCTTTGGACAG ATAA
- the LOC131237588 gene encoding receptor protein kinase-like protein ZAR1 isoform X1, whose translation MDFSLFSFLFLILLQFFKPHSLVDCLNDEGSALLSFKQSIQQDPEASLSNWNSSDENPCSWNGISCSRDRKVFSISIPKKRLLGFVSPVLGTLPFLRHVNLRNNKLHGSLPIELFDAKGLQSLVLYGNSLSGSLPAEVGKLKFLQMLDLSENSLNGSIPISLLECKRLRTLNLGRNNFTGSLPIGFGGSLTALEKLDLSYNGLNGSIPIDIGNLSSLQGTVDLSHNHFSGTIPAGLGNLPEKVYIDLTYNNLSGPIPQNGALVNRGPTAFIGNPELCGPPLKNPCSSDASSPSSIPFLPKNYPPQLSDGDNLGQSSKRRGLSRGAVVGIVVGDVVGIGLIGLVFFYCYWQALSCRGREEGGTSDKGQRGRKECLCFRKDDSETLSENVEQFDLVPLDMQVGFDLDELLKASAFVLGKSGIGIVYKVVLEDGLTLAVRRLGEGGLQRFKEFQTEVEAIGKLKHPNIVTLRAYYWSVDEKLLIYDYIPNGSLAVAIHGKTGMVAFSPLSWHTRLKIMKGIAKGLAYLHEFSPKKYVHGDLKPTNVLLGLNMEPYISDFGLGRLANIAGGSPTVQSNRMGVEKQPSEVSDSLAMSPESCYQAPEALKLLKPSQKWDVYSYGVILLELISGRSPIVLLGTSEMDLVRWIQVCIEEKKPLSDVLDPFLAREVEREDEMVAVLKIALACVQTNAERRPLMRHVSDALDRLNTDG comes from the exons atggatttctctctcttttcttttctttttcttatccTCCTCCAATTCTTCAAACCCCACTCTCTTGTAGATTGCCTGAATGATGAAGGTTCTGCTCTTCTCTCATTCAAGCAATCGATCCAACAAGACCCAGAAGCTTCCTTAAGCAACTGGAATTCATCTGATGAGAACCCATGTTCATGGAATGGGATTTCATGCAGCAGAGATCGAAAGGTATTTTCCATTAGCATTCCCAAGAAAAGGCTTTTGGGTTTTGTCTCTCCAGTTCTTGGGACTCTTCCTTTCCTTAGACATGTCAATCTGAGGAATAACAAGCTCCATGGAAGTCTGCCCATCGAGCTCTTTGATGCAAAGGGCCTCCAAAGCTTGGTTCTTTATGGTAATTCCTTATCTGGGTCTCTCCCTGCTGAGGTTGGGAAGCTTAAATTCCTCCAGATGTTGGATTTATCAGAGAATTCTCTCAACGGCTCGATACCCATTTCCTTGCTTGAATGCAAGAGGCTAAGGACCCTGAATCTTGGCCGAAACAACTTTACGGGTTCTCTGCCAATTGGATTTGGTGGTAGCTTGACCGCGTTGGAAAAACTCGATCTTTCCTATAACGGATTGAACGGTTCGATTCCTATTGATATTGGTAATCTTTCTAGCCTTCAAGGGACGGTTGATCTGTCACATAACCATTTCTCAGGAACAATCCCGGCGGGCCTCGGAAACCTGCCGGAGAAGGTTTACATCGACCTGACTTATAACAATCTAAGCGGTCCCATACCCCAGAATGGGGCTTTAGTGAATAGAGGCCCGACAGCGTTTATTGGGAACCCAGAgctctgtggcccaccattgaaGAACCCGTGTTCTTCCGACGCAAGCAGTCCGTCCTCAATTCCTTTTCTACCGAAAAACTACCCACCACAGTTGTCGGATGGCGATAATTTGGGTCAGAGCAGCAAGAGGAGAGGCTTGAGTAGAGGTGCGGTGGTTGGGATTGTGGTGGGTGATGTCGTCGGCATCGGTCTTATTGGGTTGGTGTTCTTTTACTGTTACTGGCAGGCACTTTCATGTAGGGGTAGGGAGGAGGGAGGTACTTCTGACAAGGGGCAAAGGGGTAGAAAGGAATGTTTGTGTTTTAGGAAAGATGACTCAGAGACTCTATCTGAAAACGTCGAGCAGTTCGACCTTGTTCCATTGGATATGCAGGTTGGTTTTGATTTGGATGAGCTTCTGAAGGCATCAGCGTTTGTTTTGGGGAAGAGCGGGATTGGGATTGTTTACAAGGTTGTGCTTGAAGACGGGCTGACATTGGCAGTGAGGAGATTGGGGGAAGGGGGTTTACAGAGGTTTAAAGAGTTTCAGACAGAGGTAGAAGCGATTGGAAAGCTCAAACACCCGAATATCGTTACACTTAGAGCTTATTACTGGTCGGTTGACGAGAAGCTTTTGATCTATGATTACATTCCCAATGGCAGTCTTGCTGTTGCAATTCATG GGAAGACTGGGATGGTGGCATTTTCACCCCTTTCATGGCATACCCGACTGAAAATAATGAAGGGAATTGCGAAGGGCTTGGCTTATCTGCATGAATTCAGCCCGAAGAAGTACGTCCATGGGGATCTAAAGCCCACGAATGTTCTACTTGGGCTAAACATGGAACCATACATATCTGATTTTGGGCTCGGACGCCTTGCTAACATCGCAGGAGGATCACCCACAGTGCAATCCAATCGGATGGGTGTCGAAAAACAACCATCAGAAGTCTCAGATAGTCTGGCCATGAGTCCCGAATCTTGTTATCAAGCTCCTGAAGCCTTGAAACTACTAAAACCATCACAGAAGTGGGATGTTTACTCCTATGGAGTGATTTTACTAGAACTTATCTCAGGAAGATCACCAATTGTTCTTTTGGGCACTTCCGAAATGGATTTAGTTAGATGGATACAGGTCTGTATCGAGGAGAAGAAGCCACTTTCGGATGTTTTAGACCCGTTTTTAGCTCGGGAAGTGGAGAGAGAAGACGAGATGGTTGCTGTGCTGAAAATCGCTTTAGCTTGTGTTCAGACCAATGCTGAAAGAAGACCTCTGATGCGGCATGTTTCAGATGCTTTGGACAGGTTGAACACTGATGGCTGA